The region gcgGGCGCTGGGGGCGCCGGGTCACGTGGCAGCGGGAGGGTTTATCCCCGCGGCCTCGCAGAGCCTGGCGGGACTTCTGCTTCCCAAGCGCATGGCCGCGGCCCTCGCGATACTCCCGGTGATGCTCCCCTGCCGTGGCGCGTTCCCGCAATTTAAAAAGGGGTCTACAAAGGTGAGCCAAGAGAGCCTTTGGAACCTTCCACTCTAGCAGAGGGCGGTGGTCGAGGTATCATCGTCTAGCCAGAAGGTGCCAGTTGGGTTttgagagagaagagggggatgggggggaacCACCCCATGTTGGCCATTTCTTCTCAGGCTGGAAGCTTGATGGGTTCCCAAAGGACTTCAAAGCCCTGCTTCATCTCCCTGGTGGCTCTGGAGGGGAAAGAAAGTGGCCTTATAACCAGcaccatcccctccctcccaacacCCGCTCCCGGACACTCGGTCctgccccccccacacccccttaCCTACCTGCTCTAAGCGTCTACCCCTCTCCCTGACGTTCTAGGCACGActctttccttctccatctttctctccacCCCATTCTCTGCCCACGCCCCACTACAGTGTGATCTGGGAGTATTTTCTCCCCCCAACAAAGGTCACCCTTTGGGACCCACAGACCTGAGGGAGGCCCCCAGGAGAGGAGAAGCCTAGGGAAAAGTACTATAACTgccacccttcctctccccctgctCCTCTGAGTACTGCTGGAGGGGTGcagggggggtgggaggtggggtgacCATCTCAGGGCTTCTCTTTCTGGACCCCTGGGGCTTTGGCAATGTCAGGGACCCCACCCCCGACCCTTACACACACACGCTGCCAGAGAGCTGGTGACTTAGGGCGTGTCCCCACAGACGAACGGGGCTCCCACCACTCGGAGTGCTACAGCGACTGCTGTCTCATCAACTTGGACCACTGTGGTGCCTTCTGTGTCCCTAGGGCCAGAATCACCATGATGTGCTTGCCCCAGGTGAGACTCGGGTGGGGCAGCCCCGTCTGGTATGTAGGGTGGGGATGGGTTAAAAAACCCATGTGGCTGCACCTGCTGTTTTTACCCTTTCCTTGGAGCAGCCTTTCCCCCTTCTCCACCTGGCAAACTCCTAATCGTCCTGCAATACAACTCCagccacctcctctgagaagacTTCCCTCCTTGGAGCTCTGACACCCTTGGGACCCAGACCCTCAGCAGAGCATGTATCTCCCTGACTTGCCTGCCTTCTGTCTGCCTCCGCCACTGGGCAGAGCTCTGCAAGGGAAGGATTAAGGCATATTCACTTTTGAACCCCTACCCACCCAGCTTAGGGCCTGCACACAgtagtgctcaacaaatgtttgttgcatgaatgaatatCTCTACCCTAACATCACTGCAGCAAAGCGGGTGGGAAAAGACCTCCCAACCTATCCCTACCTCCCTGCCGCTATGACCTAATTTCTTGAGCGGAGCTGCCGTGGCAGGCCCACGGTTTTGGGGTTGGACCTGAGTTTAAACCCTGGCTTTTCCAGCCCCTGTCTTTGTGACCTCAGACAGATCACTTctgctctctgagccttagtttcctcatctgaaaaatggggttaAAGTACCCACCCCACCAGGTTGTTGGGAAGAGTATATGGTCATGGCAGTGACGCTGCTCAATGGAGCATGGTTGTTATTAGCTGGTGGAAATGCAGGGAGCAGAATGCATTGTACATCTTGTTCTTGCTTGCCTTTTCTCTGACCCTGGGCCCAAATCTTTCTACGGAGGATGGGCTCAGCCTCCATCTCCCTGTCTGGGGAGCTGCCATTGCCCAGGGAGCCAGTCAGGCCGCTCCTGTGGCCCAAGTCTACAGCTCAAGTGGCCAGAGGATGTTTTCATCATGGGCACTTgatctactttattttgtctaatcctcaaaataacaaatagggttactattattatcctcatgtgacggatgcagaaactgagacaaagaAGCCTAAGGTCACAACGTTGTCAGCTGTAGAGCTGACAGAGCTCACGTCTGTCTCACTCCATCACTGGTGCTCCTGCTCCCCAAGGAGTTTAAACCCCCTTCTTCCCTGCACCTTGGTAACTCTCAACTCTCTTACCCATTTTCCGCAGACCAAGGGTGCCATCAACATCATGTGCCCCTGCCAAGTAGGTTTAAGTTGCATACACAAGGACCCAGTCTGTACCCACCGGTGCCATCTGATTTAGAGGAGGATGCAGGCTGGTCActgccacccctccctccctgtcctccttGTGGGGGGGGGGCCCATCTTGCTCAAAAGACATTAAAGTCACTTCCTGGCTCTGGCTTCTGTCTGCACTTCCTGGGAGAGGGAACTGGATAGGGATTGCTCCAGTCTGGGGGTAGCTGAAAGGGGAGATGGGAGGCATGATAGAGCTTCCCATGGGGTTTGGCCCTGTCTGGAGGCCAGGTGGCCTCAGGGCGGATCTGCGGGAGGGAactgggggatgggggtgagagGAGGCTGCATCCTGGAAGGGCCAAGCCTTGGGAAGGAGGGCTATGTGGGAGGGGCACGGTTGAGGAATGTGCCGCAAGAGAGTATGTTGAGGTGCTCATGGATGGGTATGTGGtaggggggactgagggggggtCTGAATGTTTTTCAAGGGGAACATGAGTGTGGAGATCATTGAGAGGGTGTTTATGAGAATGCGTGTGAAGCATAAATGCAAAAATGTCCATGCCTGTGGTGGGAAAGTGACCTGGTGCATTGATCTCTCCCCGCTGTCTAATATCATCagttccattttatggataaagaaactagctcacacaactcagtaacaaaaaaagcaaacaacccagtcaaaaaatgggcagaagatctaaataggcatttctccaaagaagacatacagatggccaataggcacaggaaaagatgctcaatatcatgaattattagagaaatgcaaatcaaaactataatgaggtaccacctcacaccagtcagaatggccatcattaaaaagtctacaaataacaaatgctgcagagggtgtggagaaaatggaaccctcctacactgttggtgggaatgtaagttaatgcagccactatggagaacagtatggaggttcctcagaaaactaaaagtagagttaccatatgatcctgcaatcccactcctgggcatttatctagagaaaactataatttgaaacgATACAtgctgttcactgcagcactatttacaatagccaagacatggaaaaaacctaaatgtccatggacagatgaatggataaagaagatgtagtacatatatacaatggaatactactcagccataaaaagaatgaagtaatgccatttgcagcaacatggatagacctagagattatcatactaagcgaagtaagtcagaaagagaaagacaaataccatatgatatcacttatatgtgaaatataaaatacgacacaaatgaacttatctatgaaacagaaacagattcacagacatagagaacagacttgtggttgccaaggggggacaGTGGGTAAGGGATGGATTGGGATTTTGGGataagcagatgcaaactgttatatatagaatggctaaacaacaaggtcctgctgtatagcacaaggaactataatcaatatcctgtgataaaacataatggaaaagaatatgaaaaaagaatgtatatatatgtataactgcatcactttgctgtatggtagaaattaacattgtaaatcaactatacttcaatgaaatacattaaacaaaataaaataaagaaagaaactgaggctcagagagctacatgacttgcccaaggtctcaccaTGGGTTATCACCATGGGGTGTTTTCTGCTGCAGTTATCCAAAAAACCAACCCAAACTGATCTAGGTGCTGAGGGAATTCACTGGGGGTCGGAACTAGAAGTGCAGTAGCAGCCTGTCCTCAGGTCTGGCTGAATCCAGTAGCTCCATGGCCCTCAGGCTGGATTCCTTCCCAGTAGCTGCAAAAGTTCCAGGCGTCACgtaataataacagctaagatttattgagcacttattatgttcCAGACACTGAGCAAAGTGCTTTTTTATCTGTATCAACTCCTCTTATTCTCACAACAAAGTTATAGTAGGTACTATaaatatccctattttacaaatatggTATTGAGGCTCAAAGTACCCTTCTCAAAGGTTCAGAGTAGGGGTgaggctgggatttgaatccaggctgtCTTTCTCCACAGGGCAGGCTCTTAAGCACAAATCCACCTCACATATGCAAATCATGCCTCCCAGAGAAAGGAAACATCTGTCTCAAAATTCTCAGCAAACATGCTAAGATTGATTCTGATTGGATTTGCTTAGTCTGCCTGCTCAACCCTGAACCAATCATTGTGGTGGAATTAGCCCATTGACTTAGCCTGGCTTATGTGCAAGGGTGCAAAGGTGGAGTCAGCCTCTCTGGGACTATTCCGATGGGGGTGGGTGCAGGTTTTACCTGGTGTCTCCCCAGCCAAGAGGTCACCAACACAGTCAGGACTCAGAACACCATCGCCTTTCCTGGCCAGATCCTGATGAAGATGCGTGGCCTCAGCTCTGATGTCTGGACCCACTCTCCTGGGTCAGACTGGAACACTGAGACTCTACCCCCAGTCCAGTCTGTCCTGGGGGTCACCTTGCCCTGGACCCACCCACCACTCCTCATTTGACATAACCACAGTGTAACTCAGAGATCCTTTGCCTCACACAGAAATCAGAAATTGCTTTTTCTCCTATCTCACTATATCTCAATCATTTCCCTCATGTCAccaaagtactttttaaaacagtaatgactgcctaattttattatatatgtggaCCCATATTTACTTAACTATTTCCCTATGAGTAGACAGTAAGATCATTTCCAAGTCCAAACCATCTATGTTCTTTAGGATACAACTTTACAGTTGCAGAAGCAAAAACCTACCCTAATGATGGCTTAAGCAAGGTAGATGCCTTCTCTCTCATCCGGTAGTTCGGGGAGGCTGGCTGGAGGCTCATGCTGGGTGAGATTGTCCACGCCTCCACCTCCGTCCACCCTCTTGCTCAGCCATCTGctgctgtttccttttcttttttttttccccttaattttttACAACGTGGCACACACAGAAACATCATATGTGTATAGCACCTTGGGGTAAGAGTAGAAGGGCCTTGGGGTCTTAAAGAGGCTCTCCTGAGGGCAGAAGGCATCCACGTTTCCAGACACACTAGTCCGGAAGCTCTGCCCCAGGATGTCAAAGATGATGCATCACCATAACTGCTGTGTCCACATTCCAGTTAGAAGAAGTGGGTAGAGGGACAGCAAGCAGCTCAGTCTTCCTAAAAGGGCATGACCAAGAGGCCACAGGAATTGTTTTCACTTACATCTGATTGGGcaaaacttagtcacatggctgCAGATAgctgcaagggagactgggaagtGTAGTTTTCATGTGGGCATCTGTGTGCCCAGCTAAAGCTTGGGGGGTTCTATTATTAAAGGACAAAAGGAGAATGTATAGTGGGAGCAATTCACTGCCACaaaaccttttattattattttaacaagcCAGGGGAACTTGGCTCCCAGGACCTAGAGCTAACGATGTACTGGTAGGCAGCTCGAATCGGgtagtttgttttgttgttggtgatttgtatgagttctttttttttttttttttttaatttttactggagtatagttgatttaaaatgttgtgttagcttcaggtgtacagcaaagtgaatcagttatacatatacatatacatatatccactctgttttagattcttttcccatgcaggctattacagggtattgagtagagttcctctgctgtacagtaggtccttattagtttatatgagctctttatatatctTGGGCATTAAcaccttattggatatatcatttgcaatatcttctcccatttgtttatttttgcttttgtttccctttgccTGAAGAATCACATTTAGAAATATACAGCTAAGACCGATGCAAAGACTTGCCTATGCTTAGGTAGGAAgactcccattttttttttcttttttttttgccatgccaggcagcttgcaggatcttagttccccaaccagggatggaacccgtgccccctgcagtggaaactcaGAGCCCTAACTgttgaaccgccagggaattcccaaggaagTCTCCATTTTTGATGATTGGCCAATGACAGCTTTCAAGCTCTCACTCCCTTTTTGCCCCACATCTAGGCCAGCCGATAAAAGCACCTTCTTCCTCCCTTGGTGCTGATGGGAGGTGCAAACCACACAAACCCCAGCCTGCTCAGGGAACCCTCACCCTGGCCCCATCTCCTAGCCGCAGTAAAAGTCAAAGCCACCCGCCCCTTCATCCTTGCCACTCACACCTCTTTGCACCTGCGCTGCTGTCCCCAGAAAGTTCCATTATTCTAGTAATAAACATTTCCATATTGTCTGGGTATGTGTGGCATCATCCATTCCAACATCCAAACCAGTTTGGGGTAGGGGGTGATTTCACCCTCTGTGAGGCACCCAGAAAACCTGTGAGTTCTCCAATTCTCTTTCCCTGCGATGGCTGGGTGACAAGGTGAGGATCTATTGCTGGGAGGTGCCTGGATTGCTAAGTCACCACAGGGAGGACAGTGGCCCCGGAGAGTGTCCTGACTCACAGCAAGAAATCCACTTGTGTTGTGTTAAgcctctgtgattcctggacggTCTGTTCCCACAGCATTTCCTTACCTACTGTgactaatatgtgtaaaaatgTCTCTTGCTGCTCTGCCCGCAGCATTATCACCCGCTCGCACTCCCAAGACTTAGGCACTTTGTTCTGATCATCCGCTGCCGCAACCCACTCACCATTTGTGTTTTGTGCGTCCTGGGCTTGTAATTCTCCTGCTCGCCAAGAAGGCCTACAGAAATGCGTTTGGGCGCACTGCATTTTCTCAAGAGAGGGAGTTACTGAAATTCTAATTGAAAGCCTCTGGAGGAAGGGAGTGGAAAGATGAAAACCAGAGTCTAATCTTCTGTTACTTgatagctttgtgactttggggaTGTTTGGCagcttctctgggccttagtcacctcatctgcaaaacaaatATTCACAATGCTGTTTGTCACTAATAATACACAATTGGATTGGATGAGAGAGTCTTTTGAGATCCTTCTAACTGAGGACTTCTAACTGTAAAGCTAATAACAGCTTCTATTATTGGGTGCCTACTCCATGCAGAGCAAAATATCTACTATTTAATTTAAGCATTGCATCATCCCTGTGATGTATTCTTATTATGCCCCATCttgcagaaggggaaactgaggctcaaagaggttaagaaggctgcccaagatcacacagccagtaggcagcagagctgggattgaacCCAGATCTCGCCGGTGCCAGAGCCCAAGCACACTTACTAGATATTCTGCCGGCAGCAAGATGAGCACAGCAAAGGGTCCAGGAAGCAACAGCGGTTCTTGGGAAACATTGGCTTTATCCCCATTGCTTGCTCCTCTGTCCCTTTGGTCTGGGAACTGGCACTGCGGGCATCTCCCTGTCAACCCCAGGACTGGGCAATCACACCTCATTACCCACCCTCCAGGCCTCAGTCACATGGCACTCACATTGCAGATGCAGGGTATTTAGCTGGACCTTAGAGGCACGGCCACCACCTCTGGTCCCTGATGTGGCGGCAGCGCTCCTggtcctcttcttcctcctctcttttttcttgctcTTCACTGGGGGCTCATTTTTCCAGGGAGAAGTCAAAAGTTTGGTAAGGAACGTAGAGGGCACACCATCTGCCACCATCCTAAGACTCTgtttggggagggtgggtgggcacAGAGGCTCATGTGGGTGAAAGGTGGAAGTGGGGCTCAGCAGGGAGTGCTGGGTGGAGGATGTGTGGGGGGACAAAGAAAGCGCACCGGAGTCATGGGAGCTGTGCCGGGGTGCTGCCGGGTGCTGTCACTGCAGAGGTGAACACAACACAGCACTCCCATCCCAGGCTCGCTCACATCTGGTAAGAGAGACAGACATTCAATCCTCCACAcgttttattgagcacctactatatgtaaGTGATTTTTCTAGGTGCTAGTGATGGGGCTGTGaacaagacacaaaaatcctTGCCCTGGGAGAGCTGACATTCTGTTGTAGGaggcaaataagtaaaatattaatgtaattcCAGGTGATCAACACCTGAGgacaaagaaaataaggaaggggcttcaggagttgtggtgtgAGGAGAGGGTGCTCAGGGAAGACCTTACTGACAATGGGAAATTTAAGCAAAGACCTAAAGGGTGTGAGGTCTTTCCTAAAGGGAG is a window of Physeter macrocephalus isolate SW-GA chromosome 18, ASM283717v5, whole genome shotgun sequence DNA encoding:
- the CLPSL2 gene encoding colipase-like protein 2, with the translated sequence MSGTPPPTLTHTRCQRAGDLGRVPTDERGSHHSECYSDCCLINLDHCGAFCVPRARITMMCLPQTKGAINIMCPCQVGLSCIHKDPVCTHRCHLI